From a single Lewinella sp. LCG006 genomic region:
- a CDS encoding FKBP-type peptidyl-prolyl cis-trans isomerase, with amino-acid sequence MFMLAKLDAFRYGVLLLLVLMLLRCSNYDGQTEHGYDYWHHLDFGGVKPAIGDEVYVYFQIRTLDTLLFTSDNGKVGLRTVLQDPALNPIKKPDPVADVLPLMSEGDSVTVVMKVTDEMRIAPGLATADLLYYDVVLRKIIPAGSEGAQLLIDEYEEENPLAKPDLRQALEQNPAAEAILAELERFKENYRQGGTSTKSGLWYTIVDAGNAPKVKNGEVAQLKYIGCLQDGIVFGENFTIASPFSFTAGQGSVIKAWEEALSIIGPGGQLFMAVPPALSYGKLGKAPFIQAQDTLFYYLKLEEAAKLSK; translated from the coding sequence ATGTTCATGTTGGCCAAGCTGGATGCTTTTCGGTATGGGGTGCTGCTGCTCTTGGTCTTAATGTTGTTGAGATGTAGTAATTATGATGGCCAGACTGAGCATGGCTATGATTATTGGCATCACCTTGATTTTGGGGGTGTAAAACCGGCAATTGGAGACGAGGTGTATGTCTACTTCCAGATTCGTACCCTGGATACTTTGTTGTTTACATCGGACAACGGGAAAGTAGGCCTCCGTACGGTTCTCCAGGACCCTGCCTTGAATCCTATTAAAAAGCCTGACCCTGTAGCAGATGTCTTGCCATTGATGAGTGAGGGGGACAGTGTAACGGTAGTGATGAAAGTGACCGATGAGATGAGGATTGCGCCCGGATTAGCTACCGCAGATTTGCTCTATTACGATGTAGTTTTACGAAAAATTATTCCAGCAGGTAGTGAGGGAGCGCAATTGTTAATAGATGAGTATGAAGAAGAGAATCCATTGGCAAAACCTGATTTGCGGCAAGCCTTGGAGCAAAATCCAGCAGCTGAAGCAATTTTAGCAGAATTAGAGCGGTTCAAAGAAAATTACCGACAAGGTGGAACTTCTACCAAGTCTGGTTTGTGGTATACCATCGTAGACGCAGGAAACGCACCTAAAGTGAAAAATGGTGAAGTGGCACAGCTGAAATATATAGGTTGTCTACAGGATGGAATTGTTTTTGGAGAGAACTTTACCATTGCATCACCGTTTTCTTTTACGGCCGGACAAGGCAGTGTGATAAAAGCGTGGGAAGAGGCTTTGTCGATTATTGGTCCTGGTGGCCAGCTTTTTATGGCTGTTCCGCCAGCTTTGTCTTATGGGAAATTAGGTAAAGCACCTTTTATCCAAGCGCAGGATACCTTGTTTTATTATTTAAAATTAGAGGAAGCAGCAAAGCTTTCAAAATAA
- a CDS encoding bifunctional oligoribonuclease/PAP phosphatase NrnA, with protein MENLEGLKKLLNTPQDVVILTHRNPDGDAVGSSLGLSLFLQKNGHNVKVIAPSDYPDFLSWMPQANDIVIYDHDPEEVERIVKRATLIFCLDFNSLDRIDKAGELVDEARCPKVMIDHHLFPEPFADFILSETTASSTCELVYDFIHMLGQNDDLDKVIGECLFTGILTDTGSFKYSNSPKLFRTVANLLEIGVDDLKLQDLIFNSMNEKQLRILGHCLYNRLEILPEFHTGIITLTKEDYAFFDINRGDTEGVVNFLLKLRDIKLAAFIHEQPKIVKLSLRSKGDIDVQDMAKTHFRGGGHKNAAGGASFHNLSITVRRFKEILPEYQQQLQS; from the coding sequence ATGGAAAATTTGGAAGGGCTCAAGAAGCTACTTAATACACCACAGGATGTGGTCATTCTTACTCATCGCAATCCCGATGGCGATGCGGTCGGTTCTTCACTAGGCCTTAGTCTTTTTTTACAAAAGAATGGACATAACGTAAAAGTGATCGCTCCTTCGGATTATCCCGACTTTTTGTCGTGGATGCCACAAGCGAACGACATTGTTATTTACGACCATGACCCGGAGGAAGTAGAGCGGATTGTCAAAAGAGCAACGCTTATCTTTTGTCTCGATTTTAACTCACTTGACCGCATTGATAAAGCTGGTGAGTTGGTTGATGAAGCTCGTTGTCCTAAAGTGATGATTGACCATCATCTTTTCCCCGAACCATTTGCGGATTTCATATTGAGTGAGACAACCGCCAGCTCTACCTGTGAGCTGGTTTATGATTTTATTCATATGCTCGGGCAGAACGATGACTTGGATAAAGTGATAGGGGAGTGTTTGTTTACTGGGATATTGACGGATACGGGATCTTTCAAATACAGCAATTCTCCTAAACTGTTTCGTACGGTTGCCAACTTGTTGGAGATTGGCGTAGATGATCTTAAGCTGCAGGATCTGATATTCAACAGTATGAATGAGAAGCAATTGCGCATTCTGGGGCATTGCTTGTATAATCGATTGGAAATCTTGCCAGAGTTTCACACGGGGATCATAACGCTGACAAAAGAGGATTATGCTTTTTTTGACATCAATCGGGGGGACACAGAAGGTGTCGTCAACTTCTTGCTGAAATTAAGGGACATAAAATTGGCCGCTTTCATTCATGAACAGCCAAAGATTGTCAAGTTGAGTCTACGCTCCAAAGGCGATATTGATGTTCAGGACATGGCCAAGACCCATTTTCGCGGGGGGGGACATAAAAATGCTGCCGGAGGTGCCAGTTTTCATAACCTTAGTATCACGGTAAGGCGTTTCAAAGAGATCTTGCCAGAGTACCAGCAACAACTCCAATCTTAG
- a CDS encoding nucleoside-diphosphate kinase, which translates to MAGNITFTMIKPDAVEGGHIGNILADINAGGFRIVAMKYTKLSAEKAGEFYAVHKERPFYGELVEFMSRGPIVAAVLEKDNAVEDFRKLIGATNPAEAAEGTIRAKYATSIGENAVHGSDSDENALIEANFHFAGTEMFR; encoded by the coding sequence ATGGCTGGCAATATCACTTTTACGATGATCAAACCTGATGCTGTTGAAGGCGGACACATCGGCAATATTTTAGCAGACATCAACGCAGGTGGTTTCCGCATCGTTGCGATGAAATACACCAAACTATCCGCAGAAAAGGCCGGAGAATTTTACGCTGTTCACAAAGAGCGTCCTTTCTACGGTGAATTGGTGGAGTTCATGTCAAGAGGTCCAATCGTGGCAGCTGTTTTAGAGAAAGACAATGCCGTTGAAGATTTCCGTAAGTTAATCGGTGCTACTAATCCTGCGGAAGCAGCGGAAGGTACCATTCGTGCGAAGTACGCTACCAGTATCGGCGAGAATGCGGTGCATGGTTCTGATTCTGATGAGAACGCACTTATCGAAGCTAATTTCCACTTTGCTGGCACAGAAATGTTCCGATAA